Proteins encoded by one window of Chroococcidiopsis sp. TS-821:
- a CDS encoding glycosyltransferase family 2 protein, with protein sequence MLDQITPLLLTYNEAANLHRTLQRLTWAKQIIVIDSYSSDTTLDILRSYPQVQIFQRTFDTHTNQWNYGLQQVQTEWVLSLDADYVLTEDLIAEIATLAQDSLADSYFVKFKYCVFGKPLQATLLPPREVLFKKEKAIYIDDGHTQLLQVNGKSAMLSSYIYHDDRKPLTRWLWAQDRYMIIEAKKLLETPDRELSFGDRIRKQKILAPFAILFYCLIVNRGILDGWAGWYYAFQRALAEILLSIRLIEAEIHQSQNLETKVSSSVNTATSLLTK encoded by the coding sequence ATGCTCGATCAAATAACTCCCTTGCTCCTGACATACAATGAAGCTGCCAACCTCCACCGTACGCTTCAGCGTCTTACTTGGGCAAAACAAATAATAGTTATTGACAGTTATAGTTCCGATACAACTCTAGATATTCTGCGCTCCTATCCTCAAGTTCAAATATTTCAGAGAACATTTGATACTCATACTAACCAGTGGAACTATGGCTTACAGCAGGTGCAAACTGAATGGGTATTATCACTAGATGCAGACTATGTTCTCACAGAAGACTTAATTGCAGAAATTGCTACTCTCGCACAAGATTCCTTAGCAGATAGCTATTTTGTCAAATTTAAGTATTGCGTTTTTGGCAAACCTTTACAAGCTACACTACTTCCACCACGTGAAGTTCTCTTTAAAAAAGAGAAAGCTATTTACATTGATGACGGACATACACAACTACTACAGGTAAATGGTAAATCTGCTATGCTTTCGTCATATATTTATCATGACGATCGCAAACCTTTAACGCGATGGCTGTGGGCACAAGATCGCTACATGATTATCGAAGCCAAAAAACTCTTAGAAACTCCCGATCGAGAACTCAGCTTTGGCGATCGCATCCGCAAACAAAAAATCTTAGCTCCTTTCGCCATTTTATTTTACTGCTTGATCGTCAACAGAGGTATTCTAGACGGATGGGCTGGTTGGTATTACGCCTTCCAACGTGCTTTAGCTGAAATTCTTCTCTCAATTCGCCTAATAGAAGCTGAGATTCATCAAAGTCAAAATTTGGAAACGAAAGTTTCTTCTAGTGTAAATACAGCTACTAGCCTACTCACAAAGTAG